In methanogenic archaeon ISO4-H5, the following are encoded in one genomic region:
- a CDS encoding transcriptional regulator MarR family has product MSVKDIGEILCLDSGTLTPLLKKLEEKGYIVRRRDDNDERILVASVMEEGLALRDKAVNIPREIASCIPLQAKDANELARILNGLKKNLSANSE; this is encoded by the coding sequence ATGTCCGTGAAGGACATCGGCGAGATACTCTGTCTCGATTCCGGCACCCTGACCCCTCTCCTCAAAAAGCTCGAGGAGAAGGGGTACATCGTCCGCAGACGCGACGATAACGACGAGAGGATCCTCGTCGCATCAGTCATGGAAGAGGGCCTTGCCCTCAGGGACAAAGCAGTGAACATTCCGCGCGAAATCGCCTCCTGCATCCCGCTTCAAGCAAAGGATGCTAACGAACTTGCACGCATCCTCAATGGACTCAAGAAGAACCTCTCAGCGAACAGCGAATGA
- a CDS encoding molybdate ABC transporter ATP-binding protein ModC, whose protein sequence is MSDKALELKNVSVVREGRRILDRVSLNIDAGENVAIIGLNGSGKTTLLKLLRGDVYPYEDDECEHYIRLFGQDKWNIFKLRDMMGVVSMDLQTKFSSTTTVREVIGSGFFGSLDIFRDRTVTEPMEELIRLRAEEMGIENLLTREIDCLSLGEMRRTLIARALVTNPKVLVLDEPMTGLDIVMKSKFRRMFDILIDSGVCIIMITHELTDIPKKIDRVVMIRDGKIYADGKKSELLNDKDVSALYGENIVVESTDGIYRMHMV, encoded by the coding sequence ATGTCAGACAAAGCACTCGAACTCAAGAACGTTTCCGTCGTCCGCGAGGGACGCAGGATTCTGGACCGCGTTTCCCTCAATATCGATGCAGGAGAGAACGTGGCCATCATCGGTCTCAACGGATCCGGCAAGACCACCCTCTTGAAACTTCTGAGGGGCGACGTATACCCTTATGAAGACGACGAGTGCGAACACTACATCAGGTTATTCGGTCAGGATAAGTGGAACATCTTCAAGCTCAGGGATATGATGGGGGTTGTCTCCATGGACCTGCAGACCAAGTTCTCTTCCACCACCACCGTCCGCGAGGTGATCGGCTCCGGTTTCTTCGGCAGCCTCGATATCTTCCGCGACAGGACCGTCACCGAGCCCATGGAAGAGCTCATCCGCCTCCGCGCCGAGGAAATGGGAATCGAGAACCTCCTTACCCGTGAGATCGACTGTCTCTCGCTCGGAGAGATGAGAAGGACCCTCATCGCACGCGCCCTTGTCACCAATCCCAAGGTCCTGGTCCTCGACGAGCCCATGACCGGTCTCGACATCGTCATGAAGTCCAAGTTCAGAAGGATGTTCGACATCCTCATCGACAGCGGTGTATGCATCATCATGATCACCCACGAGCTTACCGACATCCCCAAGAAGATCGACCGCGTGGTCATGATACGCGACGGAAAGATCTACGCAGACGGAAAGAAGTCAGAGCTGCTCAATGATAAGGACGTGTCCGCCCTTTACGGGGAGAACATCGTGGTCGAGAGCACCGACGGCATCTACCGCATGCATATGGTCTGA